The following proteins are co-located in the Chryseobacterium daecheongense genome:
- a CDS encoding endonuclease/exonuclease/phosphatase family protein produces the protein MKPNQILLFLHIAIIVLLLCTLGNAWIPPNIIGGLNLLSLGFPYLILLHILLTLVWIVKRNKIAIVFLLSTLVFYNPIRRWVNFSPKTENYKSIRDVKILTFNVKYGEFGWDKVSKYIKDQNADIILVQEKDTNRAIRKDMIKYPVVSLKTKHKIVRQEELIEDKSRGNSFYADIDINGKIIRIVNVYLEPFRLNKSMFDFNSLGKGSNKLHLLLSHMTPTFRAHEDQIKKIRKAIDFSPYPVILAGDFNSVPNSYEYYNLGKNLDDAFLTVGNGISTSFHDYKVPLRIDYIFTSKDIRPISYKIDQSVKLSDHYPVIAEFLLN, from the coding sequence ATGAAGCCGAACCAGATATTGTTGTTTTTGCATATTGCAATTATCGTATTATTACTGTGCACCTTAGGGAATGCATGGATACCGCCCAACATTATTGGGGGCTTGAATCTTCTTTCATTAGGGTTTCCCTATTTAATTTTATTACATATTTTATTAACGCTGGTCTGGATCGTTAAAAGAAATAAAATCGCCATTGTTTTTCTGTTAAGCACTCTTGTTTTTTATAATCCCATAAGACGATGGGTGAACTTTTCTCCTAAAACTGAAAACTATAAATCAATACGGGATGTTAAAATATTGACATTCAATGTGAAATATGGTGAGTTTGGCTGGGATAAAGTATCAAAATATATCAAGGATCAGAATGCTGATATTATTCTTGTTCAGGAAAAAGATACAAACCGGGCAATACGAAAAGATATGATTAAGTATCCGGTAGTGAGCCTGAAGACAAAACATAAAATTGTAAGACAGGAAGAGTTAATTGAAGATAAATCAAGAGGAAATTCTTTTTATGCGGATATTGATATTAATGGAAAAATCATACGAATAGTAAATGTATATCTTGAACCATTCCGTCTGAACAAATCGATGTTTGATTTTAATAGTCTTGGAAAAGGATCTAATAAACTCCATCTTCTTCTTTCTCACATGACACCCACATTCAGGGCTCATGAAGATCAGATAAAAAAGATCAGAAAAGCAATCGACTTTTCTCCTTATCCGGTTATACTGGCGGGCGACTTTAATTCTGTGCCTAATTCTTATGAATATTATAATCTTGGGAAAAATCTGGATGATGCTTTTTTAACAGTCGGGAATGGTATTTCTACCAGTTTTCATGATTATAAAGTTCCTTTGAGAATCGATTATATTTTCACCTCTAAAGACATAAGACCCATAAGCTATAAAATAGATCAGTCCGTAAAATTATCAGATCACTATCCTGTAATTGCGGAATTTCTGTTAAATTAG